One segment of Gloeocapsopsis sp. IPPAS B-1203 DNA contains the following:
- a CDS encoding TlyA family RNA methyltransferase, whose translation MAKQRLDTLLVDLELCSSRQQAQRLIRAGEVFVNQQIIDKPGTEVETTLPIHIKERSPYVSRGGEKLFKALTEFEISVAGRVCLDGGISTGGFTDCLLQAGAKRVYGVDVGYGQVDWGLRNDSRVILKERTNLRYLQPEQLYKEGDAAADFAVVDVSFISLTKILPALWELLQPPREAVLLVKPQFEVGRSQVGKKGVVRDPKAQAEAIFQVLQAAQQLNWQYRGLTVSPLLGPAGNIEYLLWLGIDSYIATPNFSQIIQFAQTVHEQFTSN comes from the coding sequence TTGGCTAAACAACGACTTGATACGCTACTTGTAGACTTAGAACTTTGTTCCTCTAGACAACAAGCGCAACGTTTGATTCGCGCCGGTGAAGTTTTTGTCAATCAACAAATTATTGACAAACCTGGAACTGAGGTTGAGACAACATTACCAATTCATATCAAAGAGCGATCGCCTTACGTTTCACGCGGCGGAGAAAAGCTTTTCAAAGCTTTAACTGAATTTGAGATTTCGGTTGCTGGGCGTGTTTGCTTAGATGGTGGAATCTCCACTGGCGGTTTTACAGATTGTCTTTTGCAAGCTGGTGCAAAACGCGTTTATGGTGTCGATGTTGGCTACGGACAAGTTGACTGGGGTTTACGCAACGATTCGCGTGTCATTTTAAAAGAACGAACTAATTTACGCTATCTGCAACCAGAACAATTATATAAAGAGGGTGACGCTGCTGCTGATTTTGCGGTAGTTGATGTATCGTTTATTTCTTTAACAAAGATTCTACCTGCTTTGTGGGAGTTACTACAGCCTCCGCGAGAAGCAGTTTTGCTCGTTAAACCACAATTTGAAGTAGGGCGATCGCAAGTTGGCAAAAAAGGCGTAGTCCGCGATCCCAAAGCACAAGCTGAGGCAATTTTTCAGGTGTTACAAGCTGCACAACAACTAAATTGGCAATATCGTGGCTTAACCGTTTCTCCGTTGCTAGGTCCTGCTGGCAATATTGAATACCTATTGTGGTTAGGAATCGATAGTTACATTGCAACACCTAATTTTTCTCAGATTATTCAGTTTGCCCAAACAGTCCACGAACAATTCACCAGCAATTAA
- the rplI gene encoding 50S ribosomal protein L9 gives MAKRVQLVLNQDISKLGRSGDLVEVAPGYARNYLLPQNLAVQATPGILKQAERKREKERQRQEELKQQALAQKAALDKVGQLTIAKQVGEKDAIFGTVTAPEVAALVQEAIGQEVDRRGITLPDISQTGTYTAEIKLHPEVTAEVQIQVVPE, from the coding sequence ATGGCAAAACGCGTGCAATTAGTTCTCAATCAGGATATTAGTAAGTTAGGACGATCTGGAGACTTAGTTGAAGTTGCACCAGGCTACGCTCGCAATTATTTGCTGCCCCAAAATTTAGCGGTGCAGGCGACTCCAGGTATTCTCAAGCAAGCTGAACGCAAGCGTGAAAAAGAACGTCAACGTCAAGAAGAATTAAAGCAACAAGCTTTAGCCCAAAAAGCAGCATTAGACAAAGTTGGGCAATTGACTATTGCTAAGCAAGTTGGCGAAAAAGATGCAATCTTTGGTACTGTAACTGCTCCCGAAGTCGCAGCGTTAGTTCAAGAAGCCATTGGTCAAGAGGTAGATCGGCGTGGAATTACCTTACCTGACATTAGCCAAACAGGAACTTACACCGCTGAAATTAAGCTGCATCCAGAGGTAACAGCAGAAGTCCAAATTCAGGTCGTACCAGAATGA
- a CDS encoding ferritin-like domain-containing protein, whose product MKELDQEKTIHLLNTIMEFELAGVVRYTHYSLMVTGPNRIPIVDFFKAQANESLLHAQQVGEILTGLEGHPSLRIAPMEETYTHTVRDILEESLNHEKKALELYKSLLETVNDASIYLEEFARTMIGQEELHNIEIKKMLRDFSGSAV is encoded by the coding sequence ATGAAAGAACTTGACCAAGAAAAAACGATTCACTTGCTAAACACCATTATGGAGTTTGAACTTGCGGGTGTAGTGCGTTATACACACTATTCACTCATGGTTACAGGACCAAATCGAATTCCGATCGTAGATTTTTTTAAAGCACAAGCAAACGAATCGCTACTCCACGCCCAACAAGTTGGGGAAATTCTGACTGGCTTGGAAGGACACCCCAGTTTGCGGATTGCGCCAATGGAAGAAACTTACACGCACACGGTGCGAGATATTTTAGAAGAAAGCTTGAATCACGAAAAAAAAGCTTTGGAATTATATAAAAGTCTTCTAGAAACAGTGAACGATGCAAGTATCTATTTAGAAGAATTTGCCCGCACTATGATCGGACAAGAAGAATTACACAACATTGAAATTAAAAAGATGTTGCGCGACTTTAGTGGTAGTGCTGTCTAA
- a CDS encoding ribonuclease H-like domain-containing protein, producing MELTDFQVCDRDISDEILAEYMNAEAIAVDTETMGLLPWRDRLCLVQLCDPQGRVTAIRIAKGQESALNLQTLMEASSILKVFHFARFDIATLSYHLDIQVSPLFCTKIASKLARTYTNRHGLKDLIQELEQVELDKSAQSSDWGNAASLSEQQLRYAANDVRYLLSAQQKLITMLEREDRLELAQACFECLPTIVTLDLLQFKDIFEH from the coding sequence ATGGAATTAACCGATTTTCAAGTTTGCGATCGCGACATCAGCGATGAAATCTTAGCGGAATACATGAATGCGGAGGCGATCGCCGTCGATACTGAAACAATGGGTTTATTACCCTGGCGCGATCGCTTGTGTCTTGTGCAACTGTGCGATCCTCAAGGGCGCGTAACCGCAATTCGGATTGCTAAAGGACAAGAATCTGCTCTAAACTTACAAACTTTAATGGAAGCAAGTAGCATTCTGAAAGTTTTTCACTTTGCACGGTTTGATATTGCTACTTTAAGTTATCATCTTGATATTCAGGTATCGCCCCTCTTTTGTACTAAAATTGCTAGTAAACTAGCCCGTACTTATACAAATCGACACGGACTAAAAGACTTAATCCAAGAACTAGAGCAAGTTGAACTCGATAAAAGCGCCCAAAGTTCTGATTGGGGAAACGCTGCTTCATTAAGCGAACAACAACTCCGCTACGCAGCCAACGATGTCCGCTATTTACTTTCTGCACAACAGAAACTCATTACAATGCTTGAGCGCGAAGACAGATTAGAGTTAGCACAAGCCTGTTTTGAGTGTTTGCCAACAATTGTCACGCTTGACTTACTACAATTCAAAGATATTTTTGAACACTAG
- the gloB gene encoding hydroxyacylglutathione hydrolase: MEVIRISALYDNYIFLLHEPMQNIAAVVDPAEAEPVLQQLEQLGAKLVTIFNTHHHNDHVGGNRKLMQHFGNVTVYGGEKDRGRIPGQQVFLKEGDRVYFGDRTAEVIFVPGHTRAHIAYYFPPETPGALGDLFCGDTLFAGGCGRLFEGTPAQMMDSLSKLRALPDNTRVWCAHEYTLKNLQFALTVDGGNPELQARFATVKAARNRFAATIPSMLSIEKRTNPFLRWHQPELQLAVQSNDPLQTFARLRGMKDQF; encoded by the coding sequence ATGGAAGTCATCAGAATTTCAGCACTTTATGATAATTACATCTTTTTACTGCATGAACCCATGCAAAATATAGCTGCGGTTGTAGACCCAGCAGAGGCGGAACCAGTACTACAGCAATTAGAGCAACTAGGCGCAAAGCTAGTGACAATTTTTAATACGCATCATCATAATGACCATGTGGGTGGTAATCGCAAGTTGATGCAGCATTTTGGTAATGTCACAGTGTATGGTGGCGAGAAAGATCGTGGCAGAATACCTGGACAACAAGTTTTTTTGAAAGAAGGCGATCGCGTTTACTTTGGCGATCGCACTGCTGAAGTCATTTTTGTCCCTGGACACACTCGCGCCCACATTGCTTACTACTTTCCACCAGAAACACCAGGGGCGCTTGGAGATTTGTTTTGTGGTGATACTTTATTTGCTGGAGGTTGCGGTCGCTTATTTGAAGGGACTCCAGCCCAAATGATGGATTCTTTATCTAAATTAAGAGCTTTACCGGATAATACGCGAGTGTGGTGTGCTCACGAATACACTTTAAAGAACCTGCAGTTTGCACTGACAGTGGATGGTGGAAACCCTGAGTTACAAGCTCGTTTTGCTACTGTCAAAGCAGCACGTAATCGTTTTGCAGCTACTATACCTTCGATGTTGAGTATCGAAAAGCGTACTAATCCTTTTTTGCGTTGGCATCAACCAGAATTACAGTTAGCAGTCCAAAGTAACGATCCATTGCAAACTTTTGCACGGTTGCGCGGCATGAAAGATCAGTTCTAA
- a CDS encoding FTR1 family protein: MSISAALPTFVITLREGVEAALVVGIVLACLKKAQQSQLNSWVYAGVGAGIGASALVGLLFSWIIPVISNANPEYTPVIKPLMEGVFSAIAIVMLSWMLIWMTQQAKHLKADIEGTLTDTLQHNQAAGWGVFSLIFIAVLREGFETVIFIAANFQQGLFPALGAVFGLVGAVLIGVMLFKWGVKFNIRRFFQVMGVLLLLIVAGLVVSALKHFDAAVAALASINPASESLCFYHEQFVRNPSCILGPRVWDTSQILPDNRFPGIILKALFGYRQNLFLVQAVAYIAFLLTVGSIYFRSLGWGQTSATVQKPASSQQD; this comes from the coding sequence ATGAGTATTAGTGCTGCGTTACCAACTTTTGTGATTACCCTGCGCGAAGGCGTTGAAGCTGCTTTAGTTGTAGGAATTGTCTTAGCGTGTCTCAAAAAAGCACAGCAAAGTCAATTGAATTCTTGGGTTTATGCAGGCGTGGGGGCGGGAATTGGTGCGAGTGCGTTGGTAGGTTTGCTGTTTAGTTGGATTATTCCTGTTATTAGTAACGCAAATCCTGAATATACGCCTGTCATTAAACCCCTCATGGAAGGGGTATTTAGCGCGATCGCAATTGTCATGCTAAGTTGGATGCTAATTTGGATGACACAGCAGGCGAAGCATCTCAAAGCAGATATTGAAGGGACACTAACTGACACTTTGCAACACAACCAAGCTGCGGGTTGGGGAGTTTTTAGCTTAATTTTTATTGCAGTGCTTCGTGAGGGCTTTGAAACAGTTATTTTTATTGCTGCTAATTTTCAACAAGGTTTATTCCCTGCTTTGGGTGCAGTATTCGGCTTAGTTGGTGCTGTTTTGATTGGCGTGATGCTATTTAAATGGGGTGTCAAGTTTAATATCCGCCGCTTTTTTCAAGTGATGGGGGTTTTATTACTGTTAATTGTTGCAGGTTTAGTGGTATCTGCATTAAAGCATTTTGATGCTGCTGTTGCTGCCCTTGCAAGTATAAATCCTGCCTCAGAGTCGTTGTGTTTCTATCACGAACAGTTTGTCAGAAATCCTTCTTGTATTTTAGGACCAAGAGTGTGGGATACTTCACAGATTTTGCCTGACAATCGCTTTCCTGGAATTATTCTCAAAGCTTTATTTGGCTATCGACAAAACCTATTTTTGGTGCAAGCTGTAGCGTACATCGCATTTTTATTGACGGTTGGTAGCATTTATTTTCGCAGTTTAGGCTGGGGTCAAACGAGTGCTACAGTGCAAAAACCAGCTAGTTCGCAGCAAGATTAA
- the dnaB gene encoding replicative DNA helicase, with protein MTQQLSFQDNIGGLPPQNVDAEEAILGGILLDPEAISRVSDRLIKDAFYINAHREIYEAALKLHNQGKPTDLLSVSAWLADRDLLARIGGRSKLTQLVDRTVSAVNIDVLAMLVMDKYLRRKLIESGNEIVQLGYQTDVELATVLDSAEQKVFSITQERPQQGLVSISDTLIDTFQELESRDQGQTLPGILCDFYDLDALTGGFQRSDLVILAGRPAMGKTALALNIAKNIAARYEQSVAVFSLEMSKEQLVQRLLASEAGIESHRMRAGRISQNEWEQLSRAFGNLSELPIYIDDTANMTVMEMRSQARRLQAEKGTELALILIDYLQLMEGSSSDNRVQELSRITRSLKGLARELKVPIIALSQLSRQVEARTNKRPLLSDLRESGSLEQDSDLVLMIYRDDYYNNDTPDRGIAEIIAAKHRNGPTGTVKLLFDPQYTKFKNLAKPPSY; from the coding sequence ATGACTCAACAACTGAGTTTTCAAGATAATATAGGTGGCTTACCTCCACAGAATGTTGATGCAGAAGAAGCCATTCTAGGAGGTATTCTACTCGATCCTGAAGCGATTAGCCGTGTGAGCGATCGCTTGATTAAAGATGCTTTTTATATCAACGCCCACAGAGAAATTTACGAAGCTGCCTTGAAACTCCACAATCAGGGTAAACCAACGGATCTTTTAAGTGTTTCAGCGTGGTTAGCAGATCGCGATTTACTTGCACGTATCGGTGGGAGAAGTAAATTAACTCAACTTGTAGATCGTACTGTATCAGCAGTCAATATTGACGTGCTAGCAATGCTAGTGATGGATAAATACTTGCGGCGCAAGTTGATCGAATCGGGTAATGAAATTGTCCAGCTAGGCTATCAAACTGATGTGGAGTTGGCAACAGTTTTAGACAGCGCTGAGCAAAAAGTTTTCAGCATCACGCAAGAACGCCCGCAACAAGGTCTTGTCTCGATTTCGGATACGCTCATTGATACTTTTCAGGAACTTGAAAGTCGCGATCAGGGGCAAACTCTACCAGGAATATTGTGCGATTTTTACGATCTGGATGCTCTTACAGGTGGTTTCCAGCGTTCTGACTTGGTAATTTTGGCAGGACGCCCAGCAATGGGAAAAACTGCTTTAGCATTGAATATTGCTAAAAATATTGCTGCTCGTTATGAACAATCAGTTGCGGTTTTTAGCTTAGAAATGTCTAAAGAGCAATTGGTGCAACGTCTTTTGGCAAGTGAAGCAGGAATCGAAAGTCATCGGATGCGGGCTGGACGCATTAGCCAAAACGAGTGGGAACAACTAAGCCGCGCATTTGGAAATTTATCGGAATTACCAATTTATATTGACGACACCGCAAATATGACGGTGATGGAAATGCGATCGCAAGCACGACGCCTACAAGCTGAGAAGGGTACAGAGTTAGCGCTGATTTTAATTGATTACTTACAGCTCATGGAAGGCAGTAGTAGTGATAACCGCGTTCAAGAATTATCGCGAATTACGCGATCGCTTAAAGGTTTAGCAAGAGAATTAAAGGTTCCCATCATTGCTTTATCTCAGTTGAGTCGTCAAGTTGAAGCGCGAACAAACAAACGACCTCTACTATCCGATTTACGCGAATCAGGTTCACTAGAGCAAGATTCAGATTTAGTTTTAATGATTTATCGCGACGATTATTACAATAACGATACTCCCGATCGCGGTATTGCGGAAATTATTGCAGCGAAGCACCGCAATGGTCCTACAGGTACGGTAAAGCTATTATTCGATCCGCAATATACTAAGTTTAAGAATTTAGCTAAGCCTCCAAGTTACTGA
- a CDS encoding SDR family oxidoreductase: MTNPSYIFLAGASRGVGREIAHCLRQQQLKVKALLRSEATRADLEAMQIEVVLGDALRVSDVENAMLSEGITAVVSTIGGLPKDGDRADYLGNKNLIDAAVKAGVQKFILISSIGSGDSAQALPPQALATLGSVLAEKEKAEQHLINSGLIYTIIRPGGLKSEPATNNGILTEDPRVAGTIHRADVAQLVCRCLNSEKANNKILSAVDRQMMYGQPDFVAFDVS, translated from the coding sequence ATGACAAATCCATCCTACATTTTTCTTGCGGGAGCCAGCCGTGGCGTCGGTCGAGAAATCGCGCATTGTTTGAGACAACAACAATTAAAGGTAAAAGCGTTACTACGCAGCGAGGCGACTCGTGCGGATCTAGAAGCAATGCAAATTGAGGTTGTTTTAGGCGACGCCTTGCGTGTCAGTGATGTAGAAAACGCAATGTTGTCAGAAGGAATTACAGCCGTTGTCAGCACAATTGGTGGTTTACCTAAAGATGGCGATCGCGCTGACTATTTAGGAAACAAAAATTTGATCGATGCAGCAGTCAAAGCCGGAGTTCAAAAATTTATTTTAATTTCCTCAATTGGTAGCGGTGATAGTGCGCAAGCTTTACCACCTCAAGCTTTGGCAACATTAGGGTCTGTATTAGCTGAGAAGGAAAAAGCTGAACAGCATTTGATTAACAGTGGACTCATTTATACAATCATTCGACCAGGTGGTTTGAAATCAGAACCCGCAACAAATAATGGCATTCTTACCGAAGATCCGCGAGTTGCTGGGACAATTCACCGCGCTGATGTCGCCCAACTTGTCTGTCGCTGTCTCAATTCGGAAAAGGCGAATAATAAAATTCTCTCCGCCGTCGATCGCCAAATGATGTACGGTCAACCTGATTTTGTTGCATTTGATGTCAGCTGA
- a CDS encoding imelysin family protein: MRFHLQQRTWVAVFAGILLSASACQNQTSTIANTNSSNTTSAASASKFSDRQIVSDFADQVVIPTNQLFAQKAAQLSKAIDTFVQDPNEQTLAAARNAWRDARSPWEQSESFTFGPADSLGYDAALDSWPVNETDLTAVLQSNDPLTVETIQKRQDTEKGFHAIEFLLFGTENNKQVSDFNQRELEYLQALGKDFSRVANELVASWTTGVEGQPAYREVLATAGESSNSNYPTLPSGAAEIVQGTIDSLDEVANEKIGEPLAQKDTKLLESRFSFHTLEDLKSNVKGAENVYLGRFPDANTDGKGISDFIAQVNPDLDARIKSQFQTSMAALEKIPAPLETAMANPQAVPQIQAAQTAIDSLQQTMRQEVLPLVQN; the protein is encoded by the coding sequence ATGCGTTTTCATTTGCAGCAAAGGACGTGGGTAGCAGTCTTCGCAGGGATACTCTTGAGTGCGAGTGCTTGTCAAAATCAAACTTCAACAATAGCAAATACAAACTCCTCGAATACGACTTCAGCAGCGAGTGCTAGTAAATTTAGCGATCGCCAGATTGTCAGTGACTTTGCCGATCAAGTTGTGATTCCTACTAATCAGTTATTTGCTCAAAAAGCAGCACAACTATCAAAAGCAATTGACACTTTTGTGCAAGATCCCAACGAGCAAACGCTTGCAGCAGCACGGAATGCTTGGCGCGATGCGCGATCGCCCTGGGAACAGAGTGAAAGCTTTACCTTTGGACCAGCAGATTCTTTAGGATATGATGCAGCCTTAGATTCGTGGCCAGTCAATGAAACCGACTTAACGGCTGTACTGCAAAGTAATGACCCTTTGACTGTAGAAACAATTCAAAAGCGCCAAGATACAGAAAAAGGATTTCATGCGATCGAGTTTTTGCTCTTTGGTACAGAGAACAACAAACAAGTTAGTGATTTCAACCAACGAGAACTCGAATACTTACAAGCTTTAGGTAAAGACTTTAGCCGTGTGGCGAATGAACTAGTTGCTAGTTGGACAACAGGAGTGGAGGGTCAACCTGCGTACCGAGAAGTACTTGCTACTGCGGGTGAAAGTAGTAATAGCAACTATCCAACATTACCTTCTGGAGCAGCAGAAATTGTTCAAGGAACAATCGACAGCCTAGATGAAGTTGCTAATGAGAAGATCGGTGAACCATTAGCGCAAAAAGACACTAAATTACTCGAAAGTCGATTTAGCTTTCATACTCTTGAAGACTTAAAAAGCAACGTCAAAGGTGCAGAGAACGTTTATTTAGGTCGTTTCCCAGATGCTAATACCGATGGAAAAGGAATTAGTGATTTTATTGCCCAAGTTAATCCTGATTTAGATGCCAGAATTAAAAGTCAATTTCAGACATCAATGGCAGCATTAGAGAAAATTCCTGCACCTTTAGAAACTGCAATGGCTAATCCGCAAGCAGTACCACAAATTCAAGCCGCACAAACTGCAATTGATAGTCTTCAACAAACCATGAGACAGGAAGTTTTGCCCTTGGTACAGAACTAA
- a CDS encoding di-heme oxidoredictase family protein, whose translation MIIFAVAIAAGIALSIFWGQNWSLPRSPMAGGATTVINRTSRGFEQPAPNLSEAELQDHLEGDRAFEAVFVTPPAPVNSGLGPLFNNASCAGCHIRDGRGMPVKGQMLVRVSLPPGYPTTSEEQEVIFESHPEASVTLGNAPPVPGIGTQIQDQAVYGYQPEAEVEISWQKSFGNYADGTTYELRSPVARITLPNGKPLPPEVLTSLRIPTPIFGRGLLEAIVDETILALADPEDSNKDGISGRPNMVWDTTAQKVVLGRFGHKANIPDLLQQSASAYVNDMGVTNPLFPEKDGSSDIDDRTLNTATFYTQTLAVPARTMVDDPIVKQGEKLFNQANCAACHVAELRTANYEIPALAHQTIYPYSDLLLHDMGAELADRRPDFAATGTEWRTPPLWGLGLTQTALPYSGYLHDGRARTLAEAILWHGGEAAQSKEMFKKMPQSDRDALIRFLNSL comes from the coding sequence TTGATAATTTTTGCTGTAGCGATCGCCGCAGGAATTGCTTTATCGATTTTCTGGGGTCAAAATTGGTCTTTACCGCGATCGCCAATGGCGGGAGGCGCAACAACAGTCATCAATCGCACTTCCCGTGGTTTTGAACAGCCAGCACCAAATTTAAGTGAAGCTGAATTACAAGATCATTTAGAAGGCGATCGAGCATTTGAAGCTGTTTTTGTCACACCGCCAGCGCCTGTTAATTCAGGATTAGGACCATTATTTAACAATGCTTCTTGTGCAGGTTGTCACATCCGTGATGGAAGAGGAATGCCTGTGAAAGGACAAATGCTTGTCCGAGTCAGTTTACCACCAGGATACCCTACAACTAGTGAAGAACAAGAGGTTATCTTTGAATCGCATCCTGAAGCATCAGTGACTTTAGGAAATGCACCACCTGTTCCAGGAATTGGTACGCAAATTCAGGATCAAGCTGTTTATGGTTATCAACCCGAAGCAGAAGTAGAAATTTCTTGGCAAAAGTCTTTTGGTAACTATGCAGATGGAACAACCTACGAACTGCGATCGCCTGTTGCTCGAATCACACTTCCTAACGGGAAACCTTTACCACCAGAAGTTTTAACCTCGCTGCGGATTCCTACACCAATATTTGGTCGCGGTTTACTCGAAGCGATCGTGGACGAAACCATCTTAGCTTTAGCTGATCCAGAAGATAGCAATAAAGATGGCATTTCTGGTCGTCCGAACATGGTATGGGATACAACTGCCCAAAAAGTAGTGTTAGGTCGTTTTGGGCATAAAGCTAATATTCCTGACCTCTTACAGCAATCTGCTTCTGCTTATGTCAATGATATGGGTGTGACTAATCCTTTATTTCCTGAAAAAGATGGCTCTAGTGATATTGACGATCGCACTCTCAATACAGCAACCTTTTATACGCAAACGCTAGCTGTTCCTGCTCGCACAATGGTAGACGATCCGATAGTCAAGCAGGGTGAAAAATTATTTAATCAAGCCAATTGTGCTGCGTGTCATGTGGCAGAATTACGTACTGCAAACTATGAAATTCCTGCTTTAGCACATCAAACAATCTACCCTTATAGCGATTTGTTATTACACGACATGGGAGCAGAATTAGCCGACCGTAGACCAGACTTTGCTGCAACCGGAACAGAATGGCGCACACCACCACTATGGGGTTTAGGCTTGACTCAAACTGCATTACCTTATTCTGGCTATCTTCATGATGGTCGGGCGCGGACATTAGCAGAAGCTATTTTATGGCATGGAGGAGAAGCAGCACAATCAAAAGAGATGTTTAAAAAGATGCCTCAAAGCGATCGCGATGCTTTAATTCGATTCTTAAATTCTCTGTAA
- the petN gene encoding cytochrome b6-f complex subunit PetN, translated as MEILTLGWVTLLVTFTWSIAMVVWGRNGL; from the coding sequence ATGGAAATCTTGACACTCGGTTGGGTTACACTGCTTGTTACCTTCACATGGTCAATTGCAATGGTAGTTTGGGGTCGTAACGGACTGTAA
- a CDS encoding ABC transporter ATP-binding protein, translating into MKSYSQGIALPLQQSLRQILAIFRYSGRAIELVWTTSHVLTLVLAVFTLTAGLLPGAIAYIGKLIVDAVVVASQSGLESNRAALGYLTLEAILVALLAGSQRGLSICQSLLRVLLGQRVNILILEKALTLDLAHFEDSEFYDKMTRARREASSRPLSLVSRTFGIVQDSLSLITYGGLLLQFSLWALLALVLTAIPAFVAETKFAGEAFRLFRWRAPETRQQHYLETLIAREDFAMEVQLYQLGPMLLQRYHNIFNRLYREDRNLTLRRGVWGYALGLLSSAAFYAAYAWIVIEAIAGRISLGDMTMYLVVFRQGQTTFSSALTSLGGMYEDQLYLSNLYEFLEQDIPQPGGNATQGIIPQDGIRFENVTFTYPGSLQPAVKNLSLHLKPGEKLAIVGENGSGKTTLIKLLTRLYSPDSGRILLDGLDLQEWDIEVLHRRIGVIFQNFVRYQFTVGENIGVGDVQHLVEEPHWHTAADKGMAQPFIEQMADKFYTQLGRWFKGGQELSGGQWQKIALSRAFMRTQADILVLDEPTAAMDAEAEVLIFQRFRTLSKDKMAILISHRFSTVRMADKIVVLSGGELIEQGTHEELLQAEGRYARLFSLQAAGYR; encoded by the coding sequence ATGAAAAGTTATTCGCAGGGAATCGCACTCCCATTGCAGCAAAGCTTGCGACAAATATTAGCAATATTTCGTTATAGTGGACGGGCTATCGAACTGGTATGGACGACTAGCCATGTCCTGACATTGGTTCTGGCAGTATTCACTTTAACAGCAGGTTTACTTCCTGGGGCGATCGCCTACATTGGTAAATTAATTGTTGATGCGGTTGTGGTAGCCTCACAGTCAGGATTAGAAAGTAATCGAGCCGCCTTAGGCTATTTAACACTAGAAGCCATATTAGTTGCCTTACTCGCAGGCAGTCAACGGGGATTGAGTATCTGTCAATCACTATTACGAGTGTTATTAGGGCAAAGAGTTAATATTTTAATTCTAGAAAAGGCTTTAACCCTCGATCTTGCCCATTTTGAAGATTCTGAATTTTACGATAAGATGACGCGGGCGCGGCGTGAAGCCTCAAGTCGTCCGCTGTCGCTTGTTAGTCGTACGTTTGGTATTGTTCAAGATAGTCTTTCACTCATTACATACGGTGGATTACTACTACAATTTTCGCTGTGGGCTTTGTTAGCACTCGTTTTAACTGCAATTCCTGCATTCGTTGCTGAAACAAAATTTGCCGGAGAAGCCTTTCGCTTATTTCGCTGGCGCGCACCAGAAACACGACAACAGCATTATCTAGAAACATTAATCGCGCGTGAAGATTTTGCGATGGAGGTGCAGCTGTATCAACTAGGACCAATGTTGCTACAACGCTACCACAATATTTTTAATCGCCTTTATCGTGAAGATCGCAATTTAACCCTACGCCGAGGCGTGTGGGGTTACGCTTTGGGTTTACTGAGTAGTGCAGCATTTTATGCAGCGTATGCTTGGATTGTGATAGAAGCGATCGCCGGACGAATTTCGCTTGGTGATATGACGATGTATCTTGTTGTGTTTCGCCAAGGACAAACAACATTTTCTTCTGCACTGACTTCCTTAGGAGGAATGTACGAAGATCAGTTGTATTTGTCTAATCTTTATGAGTTTCTCGAACAAGACATTCCCCAACCAGGCGGTAATGCGACTCAAGGAATTATTCCCCAAGACGGTATTCGGTTTGAAAATGTGACTTTTACCTATCCAGGAAGCTTGCAACCTGCAGTAAAAAACTTATCGTTGCATCTCAAACCAGGTGAAAAACTGGCGATCGTGGGTGAAAATGGTTCGGGAAAAACGACTTTAATTAAATTATTAACGCGCCTTTACTCTCCAGATTCAGGACGAATTCTGCTTGATGGCTTAGATTTACAAGAATGGGATATTGAAGTTTTGCATCGGCGGATTGGCGTGATTTTCCAAAATTTTGTCCGCTATCAATTCACTGTTGGTGAGAACATTGGTGTTGGAGATGTTCAACACTTGGTTGAAGAACCACACTGGCATACTGCCGCAGATAAAGGCATGGCACAACCTTTTATCGAGCAAATGGCTGATAAATTCTACACCCAGTTAGGGCGTTGGTTTAAAGGAGGTCAAGAACTCTCTGGCGGACAATGGCAAAAAATTGCACTTTCGCGGGCTTTCATGCGGACACAAGCAGATATTCTTGTTTTAGATGAACCCACCGCAGCGATGGACGCGGAAGCTGAAGTGTTAATTTTTCAACGATTTCGCACTCTCAGCAAAGATAAAATGGCAATTTTAATTTCGCATCGCTTCTCCACTGTCCGCATGGCAGATAAGATTGTTGTTCTTTCTGGTGGAGAATTAATTGAACAAGGAACTCACGAGGAGTTACTGCAAGCTGAAGGACGTTATGCCCGACTTTTTTCGCTACAAGCTGCGGGATATCGGTGA